One window of the Rhizorhabdus dicambivorans genome contains the following:
- a CDS encoding TonB-dependent receptor → MNSGEKRRAWLRRGLVLPALLSSGAVLAQPAGDVTDGGGLQDIVVTAQRRGESLQKVPITITAVQSAELDRSQIRDLKGLERIVAGVKIPATNPAGAGKPYIRGLGFGSVFPGIESPVAVFVDDVYMFDVSLATPNLNSVERIEVLKGPQGTLYGRNTLGGVFSVKTRDPGREPGMAVDVGYANYDLFSAKVYATAPLGGTLAANVAASYEKQRDGWGRNFALGTDHQSYESGNVRAKLAADLDATTILVSGWYGEANGTQYAFGTYPDRRRDPTITLFPAGFGYYDSIANDQDSTRKAYGGSLRIEHDFGGISLVNVAAITHSNATLHADTDQTAAFIANVRQHWTTTTRTNELRLQNEGSGGIQWTAGLFLLDSDAHIQVNLIRAPTDPANLTTFSNGYLSTKSAAPFGQVTVPLAEGTRVTGGLRYNYDKRRLRTNAVNGLGTMLAQPAPVRASFKKLSWRLALEQDIGPDSLGYASYSRGYKAGTFNPGAPAGSVPPVSPETLDAFEVGLKNQFADRRIQLNLSAFYYDYKNQTVRGIVPGTARADFFNGKGSRLYGVDIDARARATDRLTLTIATAYLHSKFRSFPATVSYVDIPGRLSNRLVQPFDATGNVLPQAPRFTGSASMTYRVIDNDGFGKLELYAAANHSSTTYFEADNRLRQRPYELVDMSLTWTSTDRRWQASLWGNNLTDKRYLVEAAGSAAADIAVAGAPRTYGVTLRARFGQP, encoded by the coding sequence ATGAACAGCGGAGAGAAGCGACGGGCCTGGTTGCGGCGGGGGCTGGTGCTGCCGGCGCTGCTGTCGAGCGGAGCCGTGCTGGCGCAGCCGGCGGGCGACGTGACCGATGGCGGGGGGTTGCAGGATATCGTCGTCACCGCGCAGCGGCGTGGCGAATCCCTCCAGAAGGTGCCCATCACGATCACGGCCGTGCAGTCCGCCGAGCTCGATCGTTCCCAGATCCGCGACCTCAAGGGGCTCGAGCGGATCGTCGCGGGCGTGAAGATTCCGGCGACCAATCCGGCGGGCGCGGGCAAGCCCTATATCCGTGGCCTGGGCTTCGGTTCGGTCTTCCCCGGCATCGAATCCCCGGTCGCGGTGTTCGTCGACGATGTCTATATGTTCGACGTCAGCCTCGCGACGCCGAACCTCAACAGCGTCGAGCGGATCGAGGTGCTCAAGGGGCCGCAGGGCACGCTTTACGGGCGCAACACGCTGGGCGGGGTGTTCAGCGTCAAGACCAGGGATCCGGGCCGCGAGCCGGGAATGGCGGTCGATGTCGGCTATGCCAATTACGACCTGTTCAGCGCGAAGGTCTACGCGACCGCGCCGCTCGGCGGAACGCTCGCTGCCAATGTCGCCGCGAGCTACGAGAAGCAGCGTGATGGCTGGGGCCGCAACTTCGCGCTGGGAACCGATCACCAGAGCTATGAGAGCGGAAATGTCCGCGCCAAGCTGGCGGCCGATCTCGACGCCACCACGATCCTGGTCTCGGGCTGGTATGGCGAGGCGAACGGCACCCAATATGCTTTCGGCACCTATCCCGACCGGCGCCGCGACCCGACCATCACCCTCTTTCCCGCCGGTTTCGGCTATTATGATTCGATCGCCAACGATCAGGACTCGACCCGCAAGGCCTATGGCGGCTCGCTGCGGATCGAGCATGATTTCGGCGGCATCTCGCTGGTGAACGTCGCGGCGATCACCCATTCGAACGCCACCCTGCATGCCGATACCGACCAGACCGCAGCCTTCATCGCCAACGTCCGCCAGCACTGGACGACGACGACCCGCACCAACGAACTGCGCCTGCAAAATGAAGGGAGCGGCGGTATCCAGTGGACTGCCGGACTGTTCCTGCTCGATTCGGATGCGCACATCCAGGTCAACCTGATCCGCGCGCCCACCGATCCGGCCAACCTCACCACCTTCTCCAACGGCTATCTGTCGACGAAATCGGCTGCGCCCTTCGGGCAGGTCACGGTGCCCCTGGCGGAAGGGACGCGGGTGACGGGCGGCCTACGCTACAATTACGACAAGCGCCGGCTGCGCACCAATGCCGTGAACGGCCTCGGCACGATGCTGGCCCAGCCGGCGCCGGTGCGGGCATCGTTCAAGAAGCTGAGCTGGCGACTGGCGCTGGAGCAGGATATCGGGCCCGATTCGCTCGGCTACGCCTCCTACAGCCGGGGCTACAAGGCGGGCACCTTCAACCCGGGCGCCCCGGCGGGCAGCGTGCCGCCGGTCAGCCCCGAGACGCTCGACGCCTTCGAAGTCGGCCTGAAGAACCAGTTCGCCGACCGGCGCATCCAGCTCAACCTTTCGGCCTTCTATTATGACTATAAGAATCAGACGGTGCGCGGCATCGTGCCCGGCACGGCCCGCGCCGACTTCTTCAACGGCAAGGGATCGCGGCTCTACGGCGTCGACATCGACGCGCGGGCGCGGGCGACCGACCGGCTGACCCTGACCATCGCCACGGCCTATCTCCATTCGAAGTTCCGCAGCTTCCCGGCGACGGTCTCCTATGTCGACATCCCCGGCCGCTTGTCGAACCGGCTCGTCCAGCCCTTCGATGCGACCGGCAACGTCCTGCCACAGGCGCCGCGCTTCACCGGCAGCGCGAGCATGACCTATCGGGTGATCGACAATGACGGCTTCGGCAAGCTCGAACTCTACGCGGCGGCCAACCACAGTTCGACCACCTATTTCGAGGCCGACAACCGGCTTCGCCAGCGCCCCTATGAACTGGTCGACATGTCGCTGACCTGGACTTCGACCGACCGGCGCTGGCAGGCCAGCCTGTGGGGGAACAACCTCACCGACAAGCGCTATCTGGTCGAGGCGGCCGGATCGGCGGCGGCCGATATCGCGGTCGCGGGCGCGCCGCGCACCTATGGCGTGACGCTACGCGCCAGGTTCGGCCAGCCCTGA
- a CDS encoding TetR/AcrR family transcriptional regulator, with protein sequence MEGIGTLGARGSEGESGQMATKGTGIVWSDVSQWTLEVRQERSRRTLHLILDAALKLFMAKGYEGTSVVDIATEAGLSPGALYRRFADKDAVLYTVINGYYDARRREFDEFVAQQIEPAASKDELLALYVEIIFSAYRNDPGLARLVQRRALVDASVRRRVLQNARHVSDRIAECLARHDPRPVAYLKERMAGWHDVMRGALVLILLPDEGEPRAHLSLADSDFQSDMLNAVKGWLA encoded by the coding sequence ATGGAGGGCATCGGGACTCTGGGCGCCCGGGGCAGCGAAGGCGAAAGCGGGCAGATGGCGACGAAGGGGACGGGCATCGTCTGGTCCGATGTGTCGCAATGGACGCTGGAGGTGCGCCAGGAGCGCAGCCGGCGCACGCTCCACCTGATCCTCGACGCGGCGCTGAAACTGTTCATGGCCAAAGGCTATGAGGGCACCTCGGTGGTCGATATCGCGACCGAGGCCGGCCTGTCGCCCGGCGCGCTCTATCGCCGCTTCGCCGACAAGGACGCGGTGCTCTATACCGTGATCAACGGTTATTATGATGCGCGCCGCCGTGAGTTCGACGAGTTCGTGGCGCAGCAGATCGAGCCTGCGGCGTCGAAGGATGAGCTGCTGGCGCTCTATGTCGAGATCATCTTCAGCGCCTATCGCAACGACCCCGGCCTGGCGCGGCTGGTGCAGCGCCGGGCCCTGGTCGATGCCTCGGTGCGCCGCCGGGTGCTCCAGAACGCCCGGCATGTGTCGGACCGGATCGCCGAATGTCTCGCCCGCCACGATCCGCGCCCGGTCGCCTATCTGAAGGAACGGATGGCGGGATGGCATGATGTGATGCGGGGCGCGCTGGTGCTGATCCTGCTTCCCGACGAGGGCGAGCCCCGCGCGCATCTGTCGCTGGCCGATTCGGATTTCCAGTCCGACATGCTCAATGCCGTGAAGGGCTGGCTCGCCTGA
- a CDS encoding nuclear transport factor 2 family protein, translated as MSSEAKRRIRELMELYCRAWDRADIELALSIWHPDGTAQYLTEPVRDVRTMIPERLSARRATQVVTSHQVTNAVIAVEGDRAVSEAYGTAWQQQPGENGAIMQIHFFSRYLDSWSCRDGRWGLDHRRVLLDGHSVSSFEPLPALQAATGLGRMGPDDPSYAHLASLKAVG; from the coding sequence ATGAGTTCCGAAGCCAAGCGCCGCATCCGCGAGTTGATGGAGCTCTATTGCCGTGCCTGGGATCGTGCCGATATCGAACTGGCGCTGAGCATCTGGCATCCCGACGGCACCGCGCAATATCTCACCGAGCCTGTGCGCGACGTGCGCACGATGATTCCCGAGCGGTTGTCCGCGCGGCGCGCGACACAGGTGGTAACGTCCCATCAGGTCACCAATGCGGTGATCGCGGTCGAGGGCGACCGGGCGGTGAGCGAAGCCTATGGAACCGCCTGGCAGCAGCAGCCCGGCGAGAATGGCGCGATCATGCAGATCCATTTCTTCAGCCGCTATCTCGATAGCTGGTCGTGCCGCGATGGCCGCTGGGGGCTCGATCATCGCCGCGTGCTGCTCGATGGCCACAGCGTATCGAGCTTCGAACCACTGCCGGCGCTCCAGGCGGCCACCGGGCTCGGCCGGATGGGGCCCGACGACCCCTCCTACGCGCATCTCGCCTCGCTGAAAGCCGTGGGATGA
- the prmC gene encoding peptide chain release factor N(5)-glutamine methyltransferase, with product MAESVRAALTRGAAALAETSDTPRLDAELLAAHALGIEREAMLLGRLDDPAPPGLDALFARRAKREPVAYIVGHRDFWTIRLAVGPGVLIPRPDSETLIEAAVAHFGAAGPKRILDLGVGPGTLLLAALAEWPGATGLGIDASEAATSIARGNAERLGLAARAAIRVGDWGVGVDERFDLVLCNPPYVETGAALAPDVAGFEPGSALFAGTDGLDDYRRLAPQIRGLLAPGGLAAVEIGADQADSVIALFAAEGLAGMVRRDLAGRDRAIIVAA from the coding sequence ATGGCTGAGAGCGTCCGTGCGGCGCTGACGCGGGGAGCGGCGGCGCTGGCGGAGACCAGCGACACCCCCCGGCTCGACGCTGAACTGCTGGCGGCGCACGCGCTGGGGATCGAACGCGAGGCGATGCTGCTCGGCCGGCTCGACGATCCGGCGCCGCCAGGCCTCGACGCGCTGTTCGCCCGCCGGGCGAAGCGTGAGCCGGTCGCCTATATCGTCGGCCATCGCGATTTCTGGACGATCCGGCTGGCGGTCGGTCCCGGAGTGCTCATCCCGCGCCCCGACAGCGAGACGCTGATCGAGGCCGCGGTGGCGCATTTCGGCGCGGCCGGTCCGAAGCGCATCCTCGATCTCGGCGTCGGGCCGGGAACGCTGCTGCTCGCGGCTCTGGCCGAATGGCCCGGGGCCACCGGGCTCGGCATCGACGCGTCCGAGGCGGCGACATCGATCGCGCGCGGCAATGCCGAACGGCTGGGTCTGGCGGCCCGCGCGGCGATCCGGGTCGGCGACTGGGGCGTGGGGGTCGACGAGCGCTTTGATCTGGTGCTGTGCAATCCGCCCTATGTCGAAACCGGCGCGGCGCTGGCGCCCGACGTGGCCGGATTCGAGCCGGGGTCGGCGCTGTTCGCGGGGACGGATGGACTCGACGATTATCGCCGGCTGGCGCCGCAGATCAGGGGGCTGCTTGCGCCCGGAGGGCTCGCCGCGGTGGAAATCGGTGCGGATCAGGCAGATAGCGTGATCGCCCTGTTCGCGGCGGAGGGGCTGGCCGGGATGGTGCGGCGCGATCTGGCCGGGCGTGACCGGGCGATCATCGTCGCTGCCTGA
- the prfA gene encoding peptide chain release factor 1, producing MVSISSARIAQIEARRDELQALMARGDLPSDQFVQLSKDYAEIEPVAVAAGEVRRLRAELEVLRGMAEDEEGDAELRAMALEEAEEIRAQLPIAERALALKLLPRDAADERSAMLEIRAGTGGDEAALFAGDLFRMYQRYAEDRGWRVELISASAADLGGYKEVVASVTGAGVFARLKFESGVHRVQRVPVTESGGRIHTSAATVAVLPEAEEVDVQIDEAKDLRIDVYRSSGPGGQSVNTTDSAVRITHIPSGLVVIQQDEKSQHKNKAKALKVLRTRLYEIERERLASARAGARKSMVGSGDRSERIRTYNFPQGRVTDHRINLTLHRLAEILEGPGLEELVGALIAEDEAERLAQLDG from the coding sequence GTGGTGAGCATCAGTTCCGCGCGGATCGCGCAGATCGAGGCGCGGCGCGACGAGCTGCAGGCGTTGATGGCGCGGGGGGACCTGCCCTCCGACCAGTTCGTCCAGCTTTCCAAGGACTATGCTGAGATCGAGCCGGTCGCGGTGGCGGCGGGCGAGGTGCGGCGGCTGCGCGCCGAACTCGAGGTGCTGAGGGGCATGGCCGAGGACGAGGAAGGTGACGCCGAACTGCGCGCCATGGCGCTGGAGGAGGCAGAGGAGATACGGGCCCAGCTCCCCATCGCCGAGCGGGCGCTGGCGCTCAAGCTGCTGCCGCGTGACGCCGCCGACGAACGCTCGGCGATGCTGGAGATACGCGCCGGCACCGGCGGCGACGAGGCGGCGCTCTTTGCAGGCGACCTGTTCCGCATGTACCAGCGCTATGCCGAGGACCGCGGCTGGCGGGTCGAACTGATCTCGGCCAGCGCCGCCGACCTCGGCGGCTACAAGGAGGTGGTGGCGAGCGTCACCGGCGCCGGCGTGTTCGCGCGACTGAAGTTCGAAAGCGGGGTGCATCGCGTCCAGCGCGTGCCGGTCACCGAATCGGGCGGGCGCATCCACACCTCGGCGGCGACCGTGGCGGTGCTGCCCGAGGCCGAGGAGGTCGACGTCCAGATCGACGAGGCGAAGGACCTGCGCATCGACGTCTATCGTTCGTCGGGCCCCGGGGGGCAGTCGGTCAACACCACGGACAGCGCGGTGCGCATCACCCACATCCCCAGCGGCCTGGTCGTGATCCAGCAGGACGAGAAATCGCAGCACAAGAACAAGGCCAAGGCGCTGAAGGTGCTGCGCACCCGGCTCTACGAGATCGAGCGTGAGCGGCTGGCGAGCGCGCGGGCCGGCGCGCGCAAGTCGATGGTCGGATCGGGCGACCGTTCCGAACGGATCCGCACCTATAATTTCCCGCAGGGGCGCGTGACCGATCACCGCATCAACCTGACCCTCCACCGGCTCGCCGAGATTCTCGAAGGCCCGGGGTTGGAGGAACTGGTCGGCGCGCTGATCGCCGAGGACGAAGCCGAGCGGCTTGCCCAGCTCGATGGCTGA
- the hisS gene encoding histidine--tRNA ligase — translation MSKIETPRPIRGTQDMLGEQALRFGHVVATFDRVRRLYGFGRVEVPVFEPTAVFARSLGETTDVVSKEMYSFEDRGGDSVTLRPEFTAGIARAYLTEGWQQHAPLKVATHGPLFRYERPQKGRYRQFHQLDAEVIGSGEPQADIELLCLADQLLRELGVAEGVTLTLNTLGDGETREAWRAALVAHFGRHRGELSEDSVERLDKNPLRILDSKDPRDRPIADAAPAIDDYLSAEAGAFFEAVTRGLDAAGVAWTRNARLVRGLDYYRHTAFEFVTDRLGAQGTVLGGGRYDGLIEALGGPATPAVGWAAGIERLAMLIDAPDSERIDVAVVPMGDAAQAMAGRVLADLRRAGIPADMAYKGNMKKRMQKADASGALWAVIIGDDEVAKGEVALKHMVDQTQSWIAADRLVETLRA, via the coding sequence ATGAGCAAGATCGAGACACCGCGCCCCATCAGAGGAACCCAGGACATGCTGGGCGAGCAGGCGCTGCGCTTCGGCCATGTCGTCGCGACGTTCGACCGGGTGCGCCGCCTCTACGGATTCGGGCGGGTCGAGGTGCCGGTGTTCGAGCCGACTGCGGTGTTCGCGCGCTCGCTGGGTGAGACCACCGATGTCGTCTCGAAGGAGATGTACAGCTTCGAGGATCGCGGCGGCGATTCGGTGACCTTGCGGCCCGAATTCACCGCCGGCATCGCCCGCGCCTATCTGACCGAGGGCTGGCAGCAGCACGCGCCGCTCAAGGTCGCGACCCATGGCCCGCTGTTCCGTTACGAACGGCCGCAGAAAGGACGCTATCGCCAGTTCCACCAGCTGGATGCGGAGGTGATCGGATCCGGGGAGCCCCAGGCGGACATCGAGCTGCTCTGCCTGGCCGATCAGCTGCTGCGCGAACTGGGCGTGGCGGAGGGGGTGACGCTGACGCTCAACACGCTGGGCGACGGCGAGACGCGCGAGGCGTGGCGTGCGGCGCTCGTCGCCCATTTCGGCAGGCATCGCGGCGAACTCAGCGAGGACAGCGTCGAGCGGCTCGACAAGAATCCGCTGCGCATCCTCGATTCGAAGGACCCGCGCGACCGGCCGATCGCCGATGCGGCGCCCGCGATCGACGATTATCTGTCGGCGGAGGCCGGCGCCTTCTTCGAAGCGGTGACCAGGGGCCTCGACGCGGCCGGCGTGGCGTGGACCCGCAACGCCCGGCTGGTGCGCGGGCTCGATTATTATCGCCACACCGCGTTCGAGTTCGTCACCGACCGGCTGGGGGCGCAGGGGACGGTGCTGGGCGGCGGCCGCTATGACGGGCTGATCGAGGCGCTCGGCGGCCCGGCGACCCCGGCGGTCGGCTGGGCGGCCGGGATCGAGCGGCTCGCGATGCTGATCGACGCGCCCGATTCGGAGCGGATCGATGTCGCGGTCGTGCCGATGGGCGATGCCGCGCAGGCGATGGCCGGCCGCGTGCTGGCCGATCTGCGCCGCGCGGGCATCCCCGCCGACATGGCCTATAAGGGCAATATGAAGAAGCGGATGCAGAAGGCCGATGCGAGCGGGGCGCTCTGGGCGGTGATCATCGGCGATGACGAAGTGGCCAAGGGGGAAGTGGCGCTGAAGCATATGGTCGACCAGACCCAGAGCTGGATCGCGGCCGACCGCCTTGTCGAGACGCTGAGGGCCTGA
- a CDS encoding TIGR03619 family F420-dependent LLM class oxidoreductase, producing the protein MSSPRYTIHIYNYHPDDILHLAVHADRLGFEALWAGEHYILPQSYSGEHPSEAADGAAHKALTANVLGPHVRIYDPWFLLGMVAGATKWLKIGTAIVIVPLNNPLLLARHTVTAHDLSGGRFMLGTGAGWLREEFDAVGIPFEQRGSRLDETIEILRKAWAGGYFGHEGRHFRFDPVQISSHPVDVPIICGGNSGPALRRVARVADAWINSANITLDQARRLRETIVAEREAQGSAGRPFRYYVKPFHNADVPGFIDAGFEDIVLWGPNVWSDDPAVPLDQKIRQLESVAAELGIRAPADRQGDSQ; encoded by the coding sequence ATGTCGTCACCAAGATACACGATCCACATCTACAACTATCATCCCGACGACATCCTCCATCTGGCGGTCCATGCCGATCGGCTAGGCTTCGAGGCGTTGTGGGCGGGCGAGCATTATATCCTCCCGCAATCCTATTCGGGCGAGCACCCGTCGGAAGCGGCCGACGGTGCGGCGCACAAGGCACTGACAGCGAACGTGCTGGGCCCGCATGTCCGCATCTATGATCCCTGGTTCCTGCTCGGCATGGTGGCGGGTGCCACCAAGTGGCTGAAGATCGGCACCGCGATCGTGATCGTCCCTCTCAACAATCCGTTGCTGCTGGCGCGCCACACCGTCACCGCGCATGATCTGTCTGGCGGGCGCTTCATGCTCGGCACCGGCGCGGGCTGGCTGCGCGAGGAATTCGACGCGGTGGGCATCCCGTTCGAGCAGCGCGGCTCCCGTCTCGACGAGACGATCGAAATCCTGCGCAAGGCCTGGGCCGGCGGCTATTTCGGCCATGAAGGCCGGCACTTCCGCTTCGATCCCGTACAGATTTCGTCCCACCCTGTGGATGTGCCGATCATCTGTGGCGGCAATTCGGGGCCGGCGCTGCGCCGCGTCGCCAGGGTGGCGGATGCGTGGATTAACTCGGCCAACATCACCCTCGACCAGGCCCGCCGCCTGCGCGAGACGATCGTCGCCGAACGCGAGGCGCAGGGCTCCGCAGGGCGGCCCTTCCGCTATTATGTGAAGCCGTTCCACAATGCCGACGTTCCCGGCTTTATCGACGCCGGTTTCGAGGACATCGTGCTGTGGGGGCCGAATGTTTGGTCAGACGATCCGGCCGTGCCGCTCGACCAGAAGATCCGCCAACTCGAATCCGTCGCGGCCGAGCTTGGTATCCGGGCGCCCGCAGACCGACAGGGAGACAGCCAATGA
- a CDS encoding CBS domain-containing protein, whose translation MTIASILQGRGDNSIISVAPGITVVELVALLADKRIGAVPVIEDEQVVGIISERDMIYGLRRDGARFLDRRVGDVMTSPVITVTSVTSPLEALAMMTRRRIRHLPVVDDGVLVGFISIGDLVKARMERIESEAAAMREYIQTA comes from the coding sequence ATGACGATTGCATCGATTCTTCAAGGGCGTGGCGACAATAGCATCATCAGTGTCGCTCCCGGGATAACCGTGGTGGAACTCGTGGCGCTGCTGGCCGACAAGCGGATCGGCGCGGTGCCGGTGATCGAGGATGAGCAGGTTGTCGGCATCATATCCGAACGCGACATGATCTACGGACTGCGGCGCGACGGGGCCAGGTTCCTCGACCGCCGGGTGGGCGATGTGATGACCTCCCCTGTCATCACGGTCACCAGCGTGACCAGCCCGCTCGAGGCGCTCGCGATGATGACGCGGCGGCGCATCCGCCACCTGCCGGTGGTCGACGACGGGGTGCTGGTCGGCTTCATATCGATCGGTGACCTGGTGAAGGCCCGGATGGAGCGGATCGAGAGCGAAGCTGCCGCCATGCGGGAGTATATCCAGACCGCCTGA
- a CDS encoding NADP-dependent oxidoreductase, protein MSQRQWIVRGKPLGRAIEPSDHELVEAPVREPEAGELLVRVEWLGIDPAQKSWIEQDVGYMAQAGADQVQPGYGAGTVLRSAHPDYAVGDRVMGLLGWRERATVAVSDVEKLPDGVAPELALACLGNTGRTAYLALTKVGRPKPGDTLLISAAAGATGSLAGQIGKLAGCRVVGIAGGPQKCAMLVEQLGFDDAIDYKAGNVRRRLKESCPDGIDIFFDNVGGELLDQALARLAKGARVVICGGIARYNADPRDPAQMPPGPRNYFNLVFAGATMGGFLIFDEQTDWPKADARLIPWLKEQRIKPLLDIAEGLENAPAALARLFAGGNVGKQLVRL, encoded by the coding sequence ATGAGCCAGCGCCAGTGGATCGTGCGCGGCAAGCCGCTGGGCCGTGCGATCGAGCCATCGGATCATGAGCTGGTCGAGGCGCCGGTGCGCGAACCGGAAGCGGGCGAACTGCTGGTCCGGGTAGAATGGCTCGGGATCGATCCGGCGCAGAAGAGCTGGATCGAGCAGGATGTCGGCTACATGGCCCAGGCCGGCGCCGATCAGGTCCAGCCCGGCTATGGCGCGGGGACGGTGCTGCGCAGCGCCCATCCCGATTATGCGGTGGGCGACCGGGTGATGGGCCTGCTGGGATGGCGGGAGCGTGCCACGGTGGCGGTGTCCGATGTGGAGAAGCTGCCCGACGGCGTCGCACCCGAACTGGCGCTCGCCTGCCTCGGCAATACCGGGCGCACCGCCTATCTGGCGCTGACCAAGGTCGGGCGGCCCAAGCCCGGCGACACGCTGTTGATCTCGGCGGCGGCGGGGGCGACCGGATCGCTCGCGGGACAGATCGGCAAGCTGGCCGGATGCCGCGTCGTCGGGATCGCCGGGGGGCCGCAGAAGTGCGCGATGCTGGTCGAGCAACTCGGCTTCGACGATGCCATCGACTATAAGGCCGGAAATGTCCGCCGGCGGCTCAAGGAAAGCTGTCCGGACGGGATCGATATCTTCTTCGACAATGTCGGCGGGGAACTGCTCGATCAGGCGCTGGCGCGCTTGGCCAAGGGCGCCCGCGTCGTGATCTGCGGCGGCATCGCACGATATAATGCCGATCCCCGCGATCCGGCGCAGATGCCGCCCGGGCCGCGCAACTATTTCAACCTGGTGTTTGCGGGAGCGACGATGGGCGGCTTCCTGATTTTCGACGAACAGACCGACTGGCCGAAGGCGGATGCCCGGCTGATCCCCTGGCTAAAAGAACAGCGGATCAAACCACTGCTGGATATCGCCGAGGGACTGGAGAATGCTCCTGCCGCGCTGGCCCGCCTGTTCGCGGGCGGCAATGTCGGCAAGCAACTCGTCCGTCTTTGA
- a CDS encoding DUF4167 domain-containing protein has product MNRTTSDEDIGKLINNRQNGRRRGRGGGQGGAPRPGGSNGGQDRGNRIDNRARGNAAQLLEKYKALARDAQMQGDRVNTEYYLQFADHYFRVLSETRSRFEDQQPRPRRDEFAHQSDEDYGDEGDRTGNEDVQTAEPAYAAQDRAPRGDRPDRPDRGPRPGRVERADRGEHVEFSGNRAEPQQTEAESVEQAEPAEERRPRRGRQPRGEPRFEEATPVRAEQPVLFDTPEPAPAPAAEEEPRPVRRRGRPPKAQAAEQIEVDRLPPSLSLTTPVNDGDEPAARPRRTRKPRGESAAA; this is encoded by the coding sequence GTGAACCGTACCACCAGTGACGAGGACATCGGAAAGTTGATCAATAATCGGCAGAACGGCCGCCGTCGCGGCCGTGGCGGTGGCCAGGGCGGTGCGCCCCGGCCGGGCGGTTCCAACGGCGGCCAGGATCGCGGCAATCGCATCGACAATCGCGCGCGCGGCAATGCCGCCCAGTTGCTTGAGAAGTACAAGGCGCTGGCGCGCGACGCGCAGATGCAGGGCGATCGGGTCAACACCGAATATTATCTGCAGTTCGCGGATCATTATTTCCGGGTGCTGAGCGAGACCCGCTCGCGCTTCGAGGATCAGCAGCCACGCCCGCGCCGCGACGAGTTCGCTCACCAGTCCGATGAGGATTATGGCGATGAGGGTGATCGGACCGGCAATGAGGACGTCCAGACCGCCGAGCCGGCCTATGCTGCGCAGGACCGCGCGCCGCGAGGCGACCGCCCCGACCGCCCGGATCGCGGTCCGCGCCCCGGGCGCGTGGAGCGCGCCGATCGCGGGGAACATGTGGAGTTCTCCGGCAACCGTGCCGAGCCGCAGCAGACCGAGGCGGAATCCGTCGAGCAGGCCGAGCCGGCCGAGGAGCGCCGCCCGCGCCGCGGCCGCCAGCCGCGCGGCGAGCCTCGCTTCGAGGAGGCCACGCCGGTCCGGGCCGAACAGCCGGTGCTGTTCGACACGCCTGAGCCTGCACCGGCTCCTGCCGCCGAGGAGGAGCCGCGTCCGGTCCGCCGTCGTGGCCGTCCGCCCAAGGCGCAGGCCGCCGAGCAGATCGAGGTCGATCGTCTGCCGCCATCGCTGTCGCTGACCACGCCGGTCAATGATGGCGATGAGCCCGCGGCACGCCCGCGCCGCACCCGCAAGCCGCGCGGGGAGAGCGCCGCGGCCTGA